GGAACTCTGGAAGTGAAGCGTGTTAATCACATATTATATATTATTTGTTTATATATTATATATTCACATATTATTTATATATATATAATATTGTATTTTGTTCCTGTTCTTTTTCCCTAATGTTTTATGGTATCAATTTTTTGCGTCCGGCTTCCGGCTGCTTTTTGTATTTGGTATCAAAAGGTCGTTCTACAGGGTGTGCCAGGAATGATAATTCGGTATCAATTTCTTTCCCTACAGTATATCAAAAAAGCATAGGGACAAAAACCCAACTTTTTAAAATATGTTTTTTTTAGATAGGGACAAAAACCCAACTTTTGATTGATTATTTGTATCATATAGTGTCTTTTTTTGTTAATAGATGTTCTTTTCCCTAAAGTTTGTGTTAAGATTATGAGAAAAGTTCCTTTTTTATGGGTTTATGTAATAAGAAAAGTTCCTTTTTTGTGTGTTGGTATGATTATCAGGTTTTTTTTTATCAGCTAGTGATGGTAGTACCCTTAAAAATGAAAGGGTAACTATCTGAAAAACAACAGATAATGGTAAAAAATCAGGGACAAAAACCCAACTTCTTAGGGACAAAAACCCAACTTCTTAGGGACAAAAACCCAACTTCTTAGGGACAAAAACCCAACTTTTAGACCCCTCCTAGGGACAAAAACCCAACTTTTATTCATCTTCTTTTTCTTCTCCAATCATTCCGGGGAGTATTTCTACTTCTTTTAATAATACGGATAAACAATATTCTGCTTTATTTGAAATTTTATTCCAGTTATCTCTAACATATTCGCCTAGATAAAGCATCTTAGTTACTACTGCTTTATAGTTGCTTAATGTAATCTGTGGAATAAACTGCTGCAAATGCTCGTCCTTCATTGCAAAGTGCAAAGAACAAAAATTCGTTATCATCTTCTTTTGTCCTTTTAATAGTTCTTCTTCCTTCTTTGATAATGCAGACTTAATAACTTTGAAATTAAGTTTATAAGGCTGTGTATCGCCTGAATTACGATAAACTTCTGCCATTTCAAACCAGCAATCAGCCTGTTCAAACAAATCATCGTAAACAGGGCGTATTACACGTTTATACAAATCTTTAAATTCGGGGTATTTATCTTCTAATTTTAAGAATTTCCGAAATCTATCCACATAGATAGAAAAACCACCTTTTTCTTTCCATGAGCTAATCAGCATATACATTCTTATTGTATATCTACTTTGCGCTCTTAAAGCTATCTCTTTTATATAGCGTGTAAAACCTCTATCAACATTAATGAAAACTTTAGCAACCTCTCTATCCATTTCTAAAGAAAAACCTCTTGAATAAGGAGTTTTGGGTATATTTGCCTTAGTGAATAAACCAGTAATAGACCAACTATCCTCACCTGTTATTGGGTCTTTAACATCAAGCTCTACAGGAATACTGATTAATTTACGAACCATGCTTTTTACTTCCTTGTATTGGTCTGGATTAACGCCCAAATCCCGATATGCGATATCTACTCTTATACGGTCTGAATATTCTTGAAATAAAGATAATTGCTCGCATGGAATAGATGTACCATATTTATCTAGATGCTGAATACTTAATTCTATGACATCCTGTAATTTCTCTATAACAGCAATTAAGATTCTAATCTGTACTGTCTTAAAATCACCAGCCATTAATGTAACTACATTAGGTTGTTTCAGCCATGTGGGATTTTCTGGGAGTTTCACAGGAAGATTTGTACGAGGATGCCCTTTCCTAATTCTAACAATCTCACCGTCTATTTCTTCTTTTTCTTCTTTCACCGCACGTTTTCGGGCTTTTATTTCTCTATTTACCATCGCTTATTATTTTGACTGATTAATACTCCAAAAAAAAGTAGAATAAAGAACACAAACATAAACTTGGCTATATAAAATAGCCCTATGAAAATCATTCTAAAAATAGCAATGATAATTTCTAATAGATTTCTTATTATGTTCCTCCAGTCCATTTTCTTTGTTTTATAATTCCTGTCGCCAAAGCTCCGGCTGCACTATTGTATAACCAGCACTTTGCAAATATACTCTTTTAAATTCATCGGGCAACGTTCCTTCAAGGAATTGCTTTTTATGCCTTGATGCAGTTCGGCGGTCATATGGACTATTTTTAGACCAACCTCTTTTAAGAATTAGTTCCTTAAAGCATTCATCTAATGTTTTTGCTTTATCTATCATAATCTTTTCGTAAAGAAATTATAGGGTTTTTCATCCCTTTATACGTTTCACAAGGATTTCCTAACAGTTCGCACATAACAAAATGTACAATTTTTCCTTCATCCAATGATAAATTCGATTTATTTGCTAATTCTACAACTAATGTATATTGATAACTATAGTTCTCAACAACAATTTCTTTTTCATTGGAAACTTCATTGTAAATCTTTCTATACTTATGCCATAAAGACGTATTAAAAAGCTCTACCGTAAGAAAATTGTTTACCTGCTCTGTTGTATAGTCTTCTGGCAAACGTTTCCCTGTAAGTCTATAAACAGCCTCCATTTTTGCTT
This portion of the Jilunia laotingensis genome encodes:
- a CDS encoding replication initiation protein, translating into MVNREIKARKRAVKEEKEEIDGEIVRIRKGHPRTNLPVKLPENPTWLKQPNVVTLMAGDFKTVQIRILIAVIEKLQDVIELSIQHLDKYGTSIPCEQLSLFQEYSDRIRVDIAYRDLGVNPDQYKEVKSMVRKLISIPVELDVKDPITGEDSWSITGLFTKANIPKTPYSRGFSLEMDREVAKVFINVDRGFTRYIKEIALRAQSRYTIRMYMLISSWKEKGGFSIYVDRFRKFLKLEDKYPEFKDLYKRVIRPVYDDLFEQADCWFEMAEVYRNSGDTQPYKLNFKVIKSALSKKEEELLKGQKKMITNFCSLHFAMKDEHLQQFIPQITLSNYKAVVTKMLYLGEYVRDNWNKISNKAEYCLSVLLKEVEILPGMIGEEKEDE